Within Quadrisphaera sp. DSM 44207, the genomic segment TATGGGTGTGGGCCACCCCCGGCCCCTCACCACTCTTCAGCGGTGAGGGGACCAGGAATGGCCCACATCCTAGATCGGGTCCGGCGGTGACCTACTCTCCCACGCAGCTTCCCACGCAGTACCATCGGCGCTGGTGGGCTTAGCTTCCGGGTTCGGAATGGGACCGGGCGTTTCCCCACCGCTATGACCGCCGAAACACTCTCGAGTTGAACCGGACACCCCACCCACCACCACTCACCCGGTGACAGGCTGGTGACAGACGAGGGCCGACCGTTCCTCGGGAACCGCACAGTGGACGCGACACACCCGTTCCGCACGCAGTGTGTGACAAGTCATCGGCTTATTAGTACCGGTCAGCTCAGGCATCACTGCCCGTACACATCCGGCCTATCAACCCAGTCGTCTTCTGGGAGCCTCTCGGGGTCGAACCCCACGGAGACCTCATCTCGAAGCAGGCTTCCCGCTTAGATGCTTTCAGCGGTTATCCCTTCCGAACGTAGCCAACCAGCCGTGCTCCTGGCGGAACAACTGGCACACCAGAGGTTCGTCCGTCCCGGTCCTCTCGTACTAGGGACAGCCCTTCTCAAGTCTCCAACGCGCGCAGCGGATAGGGACCGAACTGTCTCACGACGTTCTAAACCCAGCTCGCGTACCGCTTTAATGGGCGAACAGCCCAACCCTTGGGACCTACTCCAGCCCCAGGATGCGACGAGCCGACATCGAGGTGCCAAACCATGCCGTCGATATGGACTCTTGGGCAAGATCAGCCTGTTATCCCCGGGGTACCTTTTATCCGTTGAGCGACCGCGTTTCCACGAACCACGGCCGGATCACTAGTTCCGACTTTCGTCCCTGCTCGACCCGTCAGTCTCGCAGTCAAGCTCCCTTGTGCACTTACACTCGACACCTGATTGCCAACCAGGATGAGGGAACCTTTGAGCGCCTCCGTTACCTTTTAGGAGGCAACCGCCCCAGTTAAACTACCCACCAGGCACTGTTCCTGGTCCGGATCACGGACCGAGGTTAGATGTCCAGAACGACCAGAGTGGTATTTCAACGGCGACTCCACCGACACTGGCGTGCCGGCTTCACAGTCTCCCACCTATCCTACACAAGCCGTCCCGAACACCAATACCAAGCTGTAGTGAAGGTCCCGGGGTCTTTCCGTCCTGCTGCGCGTAACGAGCATCTTTACTCGTAGTGCAATTTCGCCGAGTTCGCGGTTGAGACAGCGGAGAAGTCGTTACGCCATTCGTGCAGGTCGGAACTTACCCGACAAGGAATTTCGCTACCTTAGGATGGTTATAGTTACCACCGCCGTTTACTGGCGCTTAAGTTCTGAGCTTCGCTCCGAAGAGCTGACCCGTCCCCTTAACGTTCCAGCACCGGGCAGGCGTCAGTCCGTATACATCGTCTTGCGACTTCGCACGGACCTGTGTTTTTAGTAAACAGTCGCTTCTCCCTGGTCTCTGCGGCCGTCGGACCTAGCCTGTGCAGGCTTCAGCCCTAGGGCCCCCCTTCTCCCGAAGTTACGGGGGCATTTTGCCGAGTTCCTTAACCACGATTCTCTCGATCGCCTCGGTATTCTCTACCTGACCACCTGAGTCGGTTTGGGGTACGGGCGGCTCGAACCTCGCGCCGAGGCTTTTCTCGGCAGTATGGGATCACCCTGCTTCCCGCATACGCGGTCACCATCAGGTCTCAGGCTGCATGGGATGCGGATTTGCCTACACCCCGCCCTACACCCTTGGACGTGGACTACCATCGCCACGCGGTGGCTACCCTGCTGCGTCACCCCTGTTAATGCGCTTACCTACTACCGGATCGGGTCGCGCGCTCCACCAGACCTTCCCGAAGGAAGACCCAGCTTCGGGCGCTGAGCATCACCGGGCTCGGTATGGGCGGTCCTTCGCCGGTACGGGAATATCAACCCGTTGTCCATCGACTACGCCTGTCGGCCTCGCCTTAGGTCCCGACTTACCCAGGGCGGATTAGCCTGGCCCTGGAACCCTTGGTCATTCGGCGGACGGGTTTCTCACCCGTCTTTCGCTACTCATGCCTGCATTCTCACTCGTGTGGGGTCCACGGCTGGATCCCTCCGCCGCTTCACTCCCCACACGACGCTCCCCTACCCATCCACACGCCTGGACCACGAAGGCCTGGCGCCGTGTGAATGCCACAGCTTCGGCGGTGTGCTTGAGCCCCGCTACATTGTCGGCGCGGAATCACTTGACCAGTGAGCTATTACGCACTCTTTCAAGGGTGGCTGCTTCTAAGCCAACCTCCTGGTTGTCTGTGCAACTCCACATCCTTTCCCACTTAGCACACGCTTAGGGGCCTTAGCTGGTGGTCTGGGCTGTTTCCCTCTCGACTACGAAGCTTATCCCCCGCAGTCTCACTGCCACGCTCTCACTTACCGGCATTCGGAGTTTGGCTGACGTCAGTAACCTTGTGGGGCCCATCGGCCATCCAGTAGCTCTACCTCCGGCAAGAAACACGTGACGCTGCACCTAAATGCATTTCGGGGAGAACCAGCTATCACGAAGTTTGATTGGCCTTTCACCCCTACCCACAGGTCATCCCCCAGGTTTTCAACCCTGGTGGGTTCGGTCCTCCACGCGGTCTTACCCGCGCTTCAACCTGCCCATGGGTAGATCACTTCGCTTCGGGTCTAGAGCACGCGACTACACCGCCCTGTTCGGACTCGCTTTCGCTACGGCTTCCCCCCACGGGTTAACCTCGCCACGCACCACTAACTCGCAGGCTCATTCTTCAAAAGGCACGCCGTCACCCCTGCTAGGGAGGCTCCGACGGATTGTAGGCACACGGTTTCAGGTACTATTTCACTCCCCTCCCGGGGTACTTTTCACCTTTCCCTCACGGTACTCGTCCGCTATCGGTCACCAGGGAGTATTTAGGCTTAGGGGGTGGTCCCCCCAGATTCGTACGGGATTTCTCGGGCCCCGTACTACTTGGGATCCCTCTCGGGAGGCCACGCCATTTCGTCTACGGGGGTGACACCCTCTGTGCCGGGCCTTTCAAGACCCTTCGACTATGACGCGGCTTTCTGACTCCCCGCCCGAGTGGCAGCTCGGACTGAAAGGTCCCTCAACCCCGACCGCGCAACGCCTACCAGCTGTTCCACGCGACCGGTTTGGCCTGTTCCGCTTTCGCTCGCCACTACTCACGGAATCGCTGTTGCTTTCTCTTCCTGTGGGTACTGAGATGTTTCACTTCCCCACGTGCCCTCCACGCACCCTATGTGTTCAGGTGCGGGTGACTGGACATGACTCCAGCCGGGTTCCCCCATTCGGACATCCTCGGATCACAGTTCGGTTGCCAACTCCCCGAGGCTTATCGCAGGCTCCTACGTCCTTCTTCGGCTCCTGGTGCCAAGGCATCCACCGTGTGCCCTTATCAACTTGACCACACTGCTTCCCCACCCGAACCCCCTCCCGCTGCGGCACGCGCAGACGAAGAGGACGTGCAGGCGGAGTCGTTAAAGATGCTCGCGTCCACTGTGCAGTTCTCAAGCAACGGGCGGCGCGCTGCACCTGCGCTGGCGCCTACCCCACCCCACCGCACACCGCGGTCGAGGAGGGCGGTTCACCCAGCCGTGCAACGGCCCGCACCAGACCCGCTCCCACCCACCCCGACCAGGGGCGGGATGGCCAGCAGGCCCGGTCCGAAGGAGCAGGCAGTACCTGTTCCCTCAGGACCCAACAGCGTGTCCACGCCCCAGACTCCCTCCACCACACGCGTTCCCCACCCACTCCCAGCCGAAGCCGGGCACCGGGTCGTACTAGCGCGCAACGAAGAGCTCCGCGACGCCATGTCGACGTTCCACCCGTGAGCACCGCTCCCCGAACGCTCGCCGAGGACGCGGGCCTGGACGCCCACCCCGCAGGATGCGCGCCAGCTGCTCCTTAGAAAGGAGGTGATCCAGCCGCACCTTCCGGTACGGCTACCTTGTTACGACTTCGTCCCAATCGCCAGTCCCACCTTCGACGGCTCCCTCCCACGAGGGGTTGGGCCACCGGCTTCGGGTGTTACCGACTTTCGTGACGTGACGGGCGGTGTGTACAAGCCCCGGGAACGTATTCACCGCAGCGTTGCTGATCTGCGATTACTAGCGACTCCGACTTCACGGGGTCGAGTTGCAGACCCCGATCCGAACTGAGACCAGCTTTTTGGGATTCGCTCCACCTCACGGTCTCGCAGCCCTTTGTACTGGCCATTGTAGCATGCGTGAAGCCCAAGACATAAGGGGCATGATGATTTGACGTCATCCCCACCTTCCTCCGAGTTGACCCCGGCAGTCTCCTATGAGTCCCCGCCATCACGCGCTGGCAACACAGGACGAGGGTTGCGCTCGTTGCGGGACTTAACCCAACATCTCACGACACGAGCTGACGACAACCATGCACCACCTGTGCAGGATCCCTTGCGGACCCGCCATCTCTGGCGGATTACCCTGCATGTCAAGCCTTGGTAAGGTTCTTCGCGTTGCATCGAATTAATCCGCATGCTCCGCCGCTTGTGCGGGGCCCCGTCAATTCCTTTGAGTTTTAGCCTTGCGGCCGTACTCCCCAGGCGGGGCGCTTAATGCGTTTGCTGCGGCACGGAGCTCGTGGAATGAGCCCCACACCTAGCGCCCAACGTTTACGGCGTGGACTACCAGGGTATCTAATCCTGTTCGCTACCCACGCTTTCGCTCCTCAGCGTCAGTTACAGCCCAGAGACCCGCCTTCGCCACCGGTGTTCCTCCTGATATCTGCGCATTCCACCGCTACACCAGGAATTCCAGTCTCCCCTACTGCACTCTAGTCTGCCCGTACCCACTGCAGGCGCGGGGTTGAGCCCCGCGTTTTCACAGCAGACGCGACAGACCGCCTACGAGCTCTTTACGCCCAATGATTCCGGACAACGCTTGCACCCTACGTATTACCGCGGCTGCTGGCACGTAGTTAGCCGGTGCTTCTTCTGCAGGTACCGTCACTTCCGCTTCTTCCCTGCTGAAAGAGGTTTACAACCCGAAGGCCTTCATCCCTCACGCGGCGTCGCTGCGTCAGGCTTCCGCCCATTGCGCAATATTCCCCACTGCTGCCTCCCGTAGGAGTCTGGGCCGTGTCTCAGTCCCAGTGTGGCCGGTCGCCCTCTCAGGCCGGCTACCCGTCGTCGCCTTGGTAGGCCATCACCCCACCAACAAGCTGATAGGCCGCGAGCCCATCCCCGACCGAAAAGACTTTCCACACCACCGGATGCCCGGTGGCGTCGTATCCGGTATTAGCCCCGGTTTCCCGGAGTTATCCCAGAGTCAGGGGCAGGTTGCTCACGTGTTACTCACCCGTTCGCCACTGATCACCCCCAGCAAGCTGGAGGATCACCGTTCGACTTGCATGTGTTAAGCACGCCGCCAGCGTTCGTCCTGAGCCAGGATCAAACTCTCCGTTGATGTCCGCACCAGCCCCCGCACGACACGGAGACCGGACACTGGAACCAGCCCACCGAAGCGGACCAGAGATCGATCTGGCCTGAAAACACGCCCCTCCGACCCACCCGGGCCGAAGAGACCTGATCCATGCCACACAAAGTCCCGACACTCCCCACCCAGCCCCATCCAGGGAACCGAGCACCAAAGCACCGACACCCATGGCATCGACATGTGACACGCTGTTGAGTTCTCAAGGAACAGACGCACACCGACCACGGCCTCCCAGCCGATCGCGGGGCAACTTCCCTAGCGTAACCGAGTCGTCCGGCTCCGTCAACGACTTGCGCCGTTCCGGTCCCCGACTCGGTAGGACCAACAGTACCGCACCGCGGGAGCCGTCCTCGACGAGGTCGAGGTCCTCGGCCTTCCAGAACCGTCCGGGGCTGCTGCCCGACGGCAGCGGCCCCGGCGGCTGTGCTGAGCACTGCCGACGGGGTGTTCAGCGCCGCGGCCCTCGCCGTTGTTCCCGCGCTCGACGTGCTGACGTGCGGTCCCAGCTCAGCCAGGCCGCCCGCACCGCCGTGCCCGCGAGGCCACCGACCCCGAGCGCGCCGCCGGCGCCCGACCGCCGCGGCGGCCGGCGTCCCGGCCGAGCACCAGCACCCGTGCGGCGATCGTGGCGCGGGCGGGACGGCTGTGCCAGCACCTGGGCGCGACCGTCACCCGTGCGGCGCGGCGACCCGGCCAGCGGTGAGCGGTCCGCAGCCGGCTCAGAGCCCGAGGTAGGTGCCGAGCTGGCGCCCGAGGCGGCCCAGCTCGGCTCGCGCCAGCAGGCCCCTGCGCGCCAGGAGCCGGCTGCGGTGGACGGGCTGGAGCGCGGTGACGTCGGCGTAGGACTCGTCGTAGCGGGTCAGCCCGGCGTCGCCGGTGAGGGGGATGTGCGTCGCCTCGGGGCCCCGCGTCCCCGTCACGGGCACCACCGCGACGTGGCCGAGGCGCGTGTTCAGCGCGTTGATGCTGACCACGACCGCCGGGTGCATGCCGAAGTCGGCGAAGTCGACGTCCCAGACCTCGCCGCGGAACGGCTCAGGCAGGGGCACCGGGGGCCTCGCCGCTGCGCGCCGGCCGGACGCCGACGGGCAGCGGCGGGGTCTCGTCCCCGTAGAACGCCTCCACGCTGCGCGCCATCCGCTCCTCGGCCGCGCGGCGGTGCAGCAGCTCCAGCGCGGCCCTGACGATCTGGGTGCGGCCCTCCAGGCCGAGCACCTTCGCGTCGTCGCGCAGCTGCGCCGCCAGGTCGTGCCCGATCCTCGCCTGCCAGGTCTCCGAGGCCCCCGTCGTCGCCGCCATGCGTAGACGATCTGCCGTGCAGCCGCGGTGGTCAAGCGGCGAGGGTCGCGGGACGCCGGCCGCTCCTCAGCGGGCGCCGGCCGGGCGTCGAGGAAGTCGAGGGCGTCGAGCACCCGCCGGGTGAGCAGCGACGCGGCGGCCGGCTCGTACGACGGCAGCGAGCGGTCGGCGAAGAGGTGCTGGTCGCCGGGGTAGAGGAACAGCTGCGCGCCCTCGGCCTCCTCGACGAGCGCGCGGGCGGCCTCGAGGTCGCCCTCGTCGACGAAGAACGGGTCCGCCTCCATCGCGTGCACCTGCACCGGCACTCCCGCAGGCCAGGCCGGGCCGAACGCCGACGCCGGGACGCAGGAGTGGAGCAGGAACGCCACCCGCGCTCCGGGCCGGGTCTGCGCCAGCTCCTGGGCCGGCAGCACGCCGAGGGAGGAGCCGGCGTAGACCAGGTCGGCGGGCAGCCCCTGCACCGCCCGCTCGCCGCGCTGGACCACCTCGTCGAACCCGATCTCCCGCACGTGGCGCAGCCAGGACTCGACGATCCACGGTGTTCCAGGACTGCGCGGGCCTTCGGGCACGCGGACGCGGCCCGGGCACCGCCCCGCGCGTCCGGACGGGGGTCAACGCGCCAGGGGGTCCGGCAGCACGCTGGTGCGGGGGACCTCGACCACGTCACCGGCGAGGTCGCGCAGGCGGGCGCTCCGGGCGGTGAGCGCGACGACGGTCCACGGCTGGGCGCGCCCGGCGCGCACCACGGTGGCCCCGGGCGCGGGCAGGTGCCCCTCGACGCCGGTGGCGTGCACCACGTGCAGGGCGGTAGCGGCTGCGGCGTCGGCGGCCAGGGCCGCGGCGTCCTCGGGATCGGCCGCGGCCGGCACCGCCAGGGTGAGCAGCACGGTGACCAGCCGCTGCTCCGGCGGCCGGTCCGCCGCTCCGTCGGCGGCCCCGCCCGCAGGTCCGCCGGCAGGTCCGCCCGGGTCGGCGTCCGGCGGGCTCACCAGCGGGCCCGCCGACCGCCCGAGCGGACGGGACGGGCACCGTCCACCGGCGCGGCCCGGGACGGCGCGGGTGCAGCCGTCCCGGCGCTGTCACGGCCGAGGGAGCGGTAGACGGTGCTGCGCGAGACCCCCAGCAGCGCCCCGATCTCGGCGACGGTGTGCTCCCGCTCCTCGTACAGGCGCCGGGCCACGGCCCGCTGGGCGCCGGTGAGCTTGGCCGGGCGCCCACCCGTGCGGCCGCGAGCGCGGGCGGCCGCCAGGCCGGCCAGGGTGCGATCCCGGATGACCTCGCGCTCGAACTGGGCCAGGGCGCCGAAGAGGTGGAAGACCAACCGGCCACCGGGCGTGGTGGTGTCGATGGACTCGCGCAGGGAGCGGAACCCCACCCCGCGGGCCTCGAGCTCGGTGACCACCTCGATCAGGTGGCGCAGGGAGCGGCCGAGGCGGTCCAGGCGCCAGACCACCAGGGTGTCCCCCGGACGCAGCGCCTCCAGCACCTGCTCCAGCGCCGGGCGGTGCTGCAGGGAACCGCTGGCGCACTCGCTCCAGGTGCGCCAGCACCCGGCCGCGGCCAGCTCGTCGGTCTGCAGGTCCAGGTTCTGCTCCGCGGTGGAGGCGCGCGCGTAGCCGAGCAGGTGCCCGCTGAGTCGCCCCGTCGGTCGCCCCGTGGGTGTCGCCATGGCCGCTGACCGTGCCAGGAGCGTCCGACAGCCCCGCACCCGGGCCGCGCGTCGCGGACGGGCGTCCAGTGGGCAGACTGGTCCACCCAGTGCGTCGAGGAGGATCCCGGTGTCCGACCGTGCAGGCCGGCGAAGCGCGGCGGCCGGTCCGCGTCCGCGAGCTGGCCCTGCGGCTGGTGGACGCCGCCGCCGGGGACGCAGCGTGAGGCGCAGCACGAGGCACGGCGCGGGCCACGGCGCGGCGTTCGGCAGCGGGTGCGTGCTGGCCGCGGCCGTGCTGTGGGGAACGACGGGCACCGCGGCGGTGCTGGCACCCGGTGTCGGCTCGCTCGCGGTCGGGGCGGCGGCGATGGGCGTCGGCGGCCTGCTGCAGGCGGCGGTCGCGCTCGGCGCGGTGCGCGCCCACCGCGCCGGCCTGTCGGCGCAGCGGCGCACGCTGGCGGTGGCCGCCGCCGCGGTGGCGGTGTACCCGCTGGCCTTCTACTCCTCGATGCGCCTGGCCGGGGTCGCGGTCGGCACGGTCGTGTCCATCGGCTCGGCGCCGGTGGCGGCCGCCCTCGTCGAGCGCGTCGTCGACCGCAGGCCGCTGTCGCGCCGCTGGGCGCTCGGCGCCGCTGCCGGCGTGCTCGGCGTCCTGGCGCTGGCGATCGCCCGTGCCGGCCAGGAGGCGGTGACCGGCGCTCCTGGCGCTCCCGGCGCGCGGCCGGTGCTGGGCATCGCGCTCGGTCTGCTGGCCGGAGCCACCTACGCGCTGTACTCCTGGGCCGCCGCGCGGATGATGCGCCGCGGACTGCCCTCCCGCCCGGTCATGGGCGCGGTCTTCGGGTCCGGCGGCGTCCTGCTGCTGCCGGTGCTGCTGCTCACCGGCGCTCCCGTCGTCGCGTCCTGGTCGAACCTCGCGGTCGTGGCCTACCTGGCCGTCGTGCCGATGTTCCTCGGCTACGTGCTGTTCGGCCGGGGCCTGGCCACCGTCCCCGCGAGCACCGCCACCTCCCTGTCCCTGCTCGAGCCCGCCGTGGCCGCGGTCATCGCCGTCCTGGTCCTGCACGAACGGCTGCCGGCCCTGGGCTGGGCGGGGATGGCGGTCCTGCTCGCCAGCCTGGTGGTGCTGACCTCGGGCCCGGGCCGGCAGCGCCGGGACCCGGACCGGCAGCACCCGGCCGCGGCGCCGTCGAGGCACGCTGTCGCAGAGACGGACGTCGTCGCGACACGGTCGGGGACCGCGCCAGCGGCGGACCCGCCGAGCACGCAGGCGTGTCGCGAAACCCTGTAGCGGGATCGACGTCGCACCAGCGCCGCACCGGGACGTTCGCGGCACGGGGCCCGGGAGCACCGGCCCGCCGGGCCGCTCACCGCTCACCGCACCGCGACGGCCTGCTGCGCCTGCGGCAGCCGGACCCGGCGCTGGGTCACGGTGGTCGCCAGCGCGTCGTCGTGGGTGATGAGGACGAGGGCGCAGTCGTGGCGGTCGAGCTGCTCGAGCAGGCAGCGGACGGTCTCCTCCTGGGTGATCAGGTCCAGGCGGGAGGTCGGCTCGTCGGCGACGACGAGCGCCGGGTCCGGCAGCACCGCGCGCACGACCGCCAGGCGCTGCAGCTCGCCGCCGGAGACCTGGCCGGGGCGGCGCTCCAGCAGGGCCGCGGACAGCCGCAGCGCGGCGAGCAGCTGCTCCACGCGCGCGGGGTCGACCCGGTGGCGGCGCACGACGTCGCCGAGGGCGTGCCGCAGCGCGACCCGCGGAGGAAAGGCGAGCGCCGGGTCCTGGTAGAGCTTCTGCGCCCGCCCGCCGCCCAGCACCGGGTCGTGGTGCACCCCTCCGGCGTCCGGACGCCGCAGGCGCAGCAGGACGTCGCCCAGCGTCGTCTTGCCCGAGCCGCTGGGACCGGTCAGCGCCACCCGCTCCCCGGCGCGCACCTGCAGCGCCAGGTCGGTGAACAGGACCTCGTCGCCGTGCGCCGCGGTCAGCCCGGACGCCGCCACCAGCACCCGGCCCTCCCCCGCGCTCCGGCCGTCCGCGCTGCGGTCGGCCGGTGCCCAGCGGGCGGGCTCGGCGGCCAGCAGCCGCCTCGTCCAGGGGTGCTCCGGGCGCTCGAGCACCGAGGAGGCCTCCCCGCGCTCGACGACGGCGGCGTCGCGCATCACGAGGACCTCCCCGCCGAGGCCGCGCGCCAGGTCCAGGTCGTGGGTGATGGTCAGCAGCGCGCCGCCGCGCTCGACGTGCCGGCGCAGCAGGGCGAGCAGGTCCGCCCGGGCGAGCTCGTCGAGGCCCTTGGACGGCTCATCGGCGAGGAGCACGCGGGCGCCGCCGGCGGTGGCGGCGGCGAAGGCGACCCGCTGGGCCATGCCGCCGGACAGGGTGTGCGGGAAGGCCCGCTCCTCGCGGGCGAGGCCCACCGCGGCGAGCGCATCGCGGGCGCGTCCGCGCGCGGTGCGACGGTCCCGCAGCACCACCCTGGCCCCCTCGGCCACCTGCGACCCCACCCGCATCGTGGGGTCAAGGGCCAGGACCGGCTCCTGCGGCAGCAGGGCCAGCTCGCGCCCCCACAGCCGGCGCCGCCGCGCCGCGTCGGCGAGGTCGTGGGCGGCGCCGTCGAAGGCGGCGCGCCCGGTGACCGCCAGCTCCGGGGGGAGGGTGCCCATGACCGCGTGGGCGAACAGGGACTTGCCCGAGCCGCTCTCCCCCACGATCGTCGTCGCTCGCCCCGGCTCGAGGCGCACGTCGGCGACCTCGGCGAGCACGCGGCCCTGCGAGCGCACCAGGACCTCGTGCACGTGCACGCTCACGGGACGTCCCCGCGCAGACCGAGCAGCCCGACCAGCACGGCGGCCAGCACGAGCACGGGCGCCAGCGCCGTCCACGGCGCCTCGGACCAGAACGGGAAGGCCTCCGTGACCATCAGCCCGAGCTCGGGCGTCGGCGGTGGCGCACCGACGCCGACGAAGCCGAGCGTGGACAGCGCGAGCACCGAGGTCCCGACGCCGAACGCGGCCATCGCGGCCAGCACCGGGCGCAGGTCCGGCCACAGGTGCCGGCGCACGACGTGAGCGGGGCCGAGGCGCAGCAGCCCGGCCGCCTGCACCGCCGGGCTGGCGAGCACCGCTCCCGAGCGGGCCCGCACGACGCGGAAGTACTCCACCCACTGCGCCAGGGCGAGCCCGCCGAACAGCGCCCACAGGCTCCCCCCGGCGGCGGCTGAGGCGATCAGGACGACGAGCAGGAGCGGGAGCGCGACGAGCACCTCCGAGATCCCGCGCAGCGCCGCGTCGACGACCCCGCGCCGCCACGCGGCCAGCACGCCGGCGCCGGCGCCGAGCAGCGCCGCGACCGCCACGGCGAGCAGGGCCAGGGAGAGGGACAGGCGCGTCGCGGACACCAGGCGCGCGGCCACGCTGCGGCCGAGGTGGTCGCGCCCGAGGGGCTCGGCGAGGGTCGGTGCCTCCAGGGAGCGGGCGAGGTCCTGCGCGGTCGGGTCGCGCCACACCAGGGGGCCGAGCAGCGCGAGCAGGACGAGCCCGGCGAGCACCGCCGCCGCGAGCACCTGGCTCCCGGTGGCCCGGGGCAGCGACACGGCCCGGCGCAGCGACACGGCCCGGGGCAGCGCCCGGACCAGCGGGGGGGTCCGGCGGCCCATCACGCGATGCCGGCCCGGGCGCGCGGTCGCGGGTCGAGCGCGAGCGTCGCCAGGTCGACCACGGCGTCGATCGCCACGACGAGCAGCGCGAGCGCGAGCGCGGTCGCCTGCAGCACCGGCACGTCGCGCCAGAAGACCGCGTGCACCAGGGCGTGCCCCAGGCCCGGCCACGCGAACAGGCTCTCCACGACGACCACGCCCTCGACGAGCACCAGCGCCTGGGCACCGAGGTAGGCGACCAGCGTCACCCCGGTGTTGCGGGCCACGTGGCGCACGAGCACCGCACGGGGCCGCAGCCCCTTGGTCTCGGCGAAGCGGACGTGCTCGCTCGCCATCACCTGCCCGACGGCGTCCCGCGCGATCCGGGCGAACAGGCCCGACAGGCCGACGGCGAGCGTCAGCGCCGGCAGCACGACGCTGCTGCGCTCCGCGTGCCCCCCGACGGGCAGGACGCCGAGGTGCACCGCGAGGACGAGCACGAGGACCAGCCCGAGCAGGAACGGCGGCAGCGCCCGGGCCCCGGCCACCCACAGCGACGTCAGGCGGTCCAGGGCACCGCCGGGGCGCAGGGCCGCGAGCGCGCCGAGGACGGTGCCGGCGCCGAACGCCGTCGCCAGGGCCACCGCCGCCAGGTGCGCCGTGCTGGCCAGCGCCAGGGACAGCTCGTGCCAGACGCCCGCCCCGGTGACGAGCGAGGTGCCCAGGTCGAAGCGGGCGAGGTCGCCGAGCCAGGCGAGCAGCTGCTGCCAGGCGGGCCGGTCCAGGCCCAGCTCGGCGCGCACGGCCTCGGCGCTCGCCGCGCTGACCTGGTCGTAGCCGTAGCGGCCCGCGGCGATGCGGAAGGCGACGTCGCCGGGCAGGCCCTGCACGATCGCGAAGCAGGCCACCGCGACCGCCAGCGCGACGGCGACGCCCTGCGCGGCCCGCTGCGCGAGCACCCGCGCCGCGCCGCTCACGACGCCCACCGGACGTCGCTGAGCCGCCAGCTGCGCTCCAGCGGGTCCAGGACCAGGCCGTCGACGCGGTCGCTGACCACCGCGTTCTGCCGGTACCAGGCGACGGGGATGACCGGCAGCTGCTCCTGCAGGACGTCGGCGACCTCGGTGCGCAGCGCCGCCGCGCGCTCGCCCTGCGCTCCGGCGGCGAGCTCGTCCAGCGCCGCGGTGACCCTGCGGTCCGACCAGCCCATCGCGCCGAAGCCGGCTCCGGTGGGGCCGAAGTCCTCCAGCAGCGTGACCAGGGGGTCCGGCACGAGCGCGAAGCTGCGCGCGTACAGGCCGAGCTCGAGGGAGCCGTCCTGGTGCCCGGCCGGGATCTCGCTGGAGCTGCCCACCTGCACGGCCAGGGCGATCCCGACCTCCTCCAGCGCCGACTGCACCGCGGTGGCGATGACCGGCAGCTCGGGCCGGTCGGGGAAGGTGCGCAGCTCCAGCTCCAGCCGCTGACCGTCGCGCTGCAGGACGCCGTCCTCGCCCGGCGTCCAGCCCGCCTGCGCGAGCAGGGCGCGGGCCGCTGCGGGGTCGTGCCGGAGCGGCGCGACGGCGTCCGAGTGCCACTGCTGCAGGGACGGCGGGAACAGCTGGGTCGCGGCCATCTCGGGGTCGCGCAGCAGCGCCCGGGCCATCGCCTCGCGGTCCAGGGCCAGGCTCAGCGCCCGCCGCACCCGCA encodes:
- a CDS encoding type II toxin-antitoxin system PemK/MazF family toxin; the protein is MPLPEPFRGEVWDVDFADFGMHPAVVVSINALNTRLGHVAVVPVTGTRGPEATHIPLTGDAGLTRYDESYADVTALQPVHRSRLLARRGLLARAELGRLGRQLGTYLGL
- a CDS encoding recombinase family protein — its product is MATPTGRPTGRLSGHLLGYARASTAEQNLDLQTDELAAAGCWRTWSECASGSLQHRPALEQVLEALRPGDTLVVWRLDRLGRSLRHLIEVVTELEARGVGFRSLRESIDTTTPGGRLVFHLFGALAQFEREVIRDRTLAGLAAARARGRTGGRPAKLTGAQRAVARRLYEEREHTVAEIGALLGVSRSTVYRSLGRDSAGTAAPAPSRAAPVDGARPVRSGGRRARW
- a CDS encoding DMT family transporter, which translates into the protein MRRSTRHGAGHGAAFGSGCVLAAAVLWGTTGTAAVLAPGVGSLAVGAAAMGVGGLLQAAVALGAVRAHRAGLSAQRRTLAVAAAAVAVYPLAFYSSMRLAGVAVGTVVSIGSAPVAAALVERVVDRRPLSRRWALGAAAGVLGVLALAIARAGQEAVTGAPGAPGARPVLGIALGLLAGATYALYSWAAARMMRRGLPSRPVMGAVFGSGGVLLLPVLLLTGAPVVASWSNLAVVAYLAVVPMFLGYVLFGRGLATVPASTATSLSLLEPAVAAVIAVLVLHERLPALGWAGMAVLLASLVVLTSGPGRQRRDPDRQHPAAAPSRHAVAETDVVATRSGTAPAADPPSTQACRETL
- a CDS encoding ABC transporter ATP-binding protein, with translation MSVHVHEVLVRSQGRVLAEVADVRLEPGRATTIVGESGSGKSLFAHAVMGTLPPELAVTGRAAFDGAAHDLADAARRRRLWGRELALLPQEPVLALDPTMRVGSQVAEGARVVLRDRRTARGRARDALAAVGLAREERAFPHTLSGGMAQRVAFAAATAGGARVLLADEPSKGLDELARADLLALLRRHVERGGALLTITHDLDLARGLGGEVLVMRDAAVVERGEASSVLERPEHPWTRRLLAAEPARWAPADRSADGRSAGEGRVLVAASGLTAAHGDEVLFTDLALQVRAGERVALTGPSGSGKTTLGDVLLRLRRPDAGGVHHDPVLGGGRAQKLYQDPALAFPPRVALRHALGDVVRRHRVDPARVEQLLAALRLSAALLERRPGQVSGGELQRLAVVRAVLPDPALVVADEPTSRLDLITQEETVRCLLEQLDRHDCALVLITHDDALATTVTQRRVRLPQAQQAVAVR
- a CDS encoding ABC transporter permease; translated protein: MGRRTPPLVRALPRAVSLRRAVSLPRATGSQVLAAAVLAGLVLLALLGPLVWRDPTAQDLARSLEAPTLAEPLGRDHLGRSVAARLVSATRLSLSLALLAVAVAALLGAGAGVLAAWRRGVVDAALRGISEVLVALPLLLVVLIASAAAGGSLWALFGGLALAQWVEYFRVVRARSGAVLASPAVQAAGLLRLGPAHVVRRHLWPDLRPVLAAMAAFGVGTSVLALSTLGFVGVGAPPPTPELGLMVTEAFPFWSEAPWTALAPVLVLAAVLVGLLGLRGDVP
- a CDS encoding ABC transporter permease, giving the protein MSGAARVLAQRAAQGVAVALAVAVACFAIVQGLPGDVAFRIAAGRYGYDQVSAASAEAVRAELGLDRPAWQQLLAWLGDLARFDLGTSLVTGAGVWHELSLALASTAHLAAVALATAFGAGTVLGALAALRPGGALDRLTSLWVAGARALPPFLLGLVLVLVLAVHLGVLPVGGHAERSSVVLPALTLAVGLSGLFARIARDAVGQVMASEHVRFAETKGLRPRAVLVRHVARNTGVTLVAYLGAQALVLVEGVVVVESLFAWPGLGHALVHAVFWRDVPVLQATALALALLVVAIDAVVDLATLALDPRPRARAGIA